The nucleotide window AGACCTTCGAGACCGTGGCCCCCGCGGCCGAGGACGAGGCGCTGGCCGGCGGGCTGGACGCCAACCTGGAGCGTGCCCTGCACGCGCTGCCGGCGGAACTCCGTCAGGTGCTGCGCTCGATGGTCCTCGACGGGTTGACCGCGCGGGAGACCGCCCTGCTGCTCGGCATGCCGGAGGGGACCGTGAAGACCCGTGCCCGCCGGGCCCGAATCGCCCTCCGGGAGGCGCTGTCATGACCACTCACCCGACACCCACCCTCATCTCCCAGTACGCCTCCGGTGGCGCCGACGTCGACGACACCACCATCTGGGCGGTCGAGGCGCACCTGGAGGGCTGTGCCGCCTGCCGCGCGGTGCTGACCGACGCCGCCGACCCCGGAACGCGGGACCTGCTGGACCGGGTGGCGGACGGCATCGCCAGCGGAATCGCCACCGGCCCGGGTCCGATACGCCGTCGCCGGCTGCTGCGCACCGGGGTCGCCGCACGGGTCCTGCCCTGGCTGGTCACCGCCACCGGGCTGATGCTGGCCGCGGCCCTGTTCGAATGGACGTTCGACAGCCTGCCGTCGCTGGTGCTGCTGATCGCGCCGGTGGCGCCGCTGCTGCCGGTGGCCGCGGTCTGGAGCCGGCGCCTCGACCCGGCCTGGGAACTGACGGCCACCATGCCCCGCACCGGTTTGCCGCTGCTGATGCGCCGCACGTTGGGGGTGCTGTCGGCGGTCATACCGGTGCTGGCAGTGGCTGGCTGGTTCACCGGGCACTCCCCCGGGCTCTGGTTGCTGCCCGTCCTGGGGTTCACCGCCGGCGCGTTGGCGCTGGGCACGGTCGTGGGGGTCGACCGCGCGGCACTCGCGCTGGCCGTCGCCTGGTCCGCCGGTGTGGTCGTGCCGAGCCTCGCCGACGGGCACCTCCCGGCGATCCTCACCGGCGGCAGCCTGCCCGGGTGGGCGCTCACCACCGTGGCGTTGACGGCCGTCGTGCTCGTCCAGGCGCGCCGACGGCCGCACGATCCGCACCAGAGCCTTCTGCACCGATGACGACGTCGAGCCACTGCCGAATGGAGAGATCATGATGCGTACGGTCAGCGTGGCGGAGACCGCGCCGTCCACCTATGCGTGGGCGGTGCACGCCGAGAAGTTGCAGGTCCGGGCCGGCCGACACCTCGCGGTCAACGAGCTCGACCTGAGGTTGGGCACCGGTGTGCACGGGCTGCTCGGCCCCAACGGCGCCGGCAAGACGACGTTGATGCGAGCCCTGGCCACGGTGTTGAAACCGGCCGGTGGGCGGCTGACCCTGCTCGGCGGCGAGGTCACCGGCAACGCCGACCTCCGCCAGGTACGCCGCGGCCTGGGCTACCTGCCGCAGCACTTCGGCTTCTACCCGCGCTTCACGGTCCGGGAGTTCGTCGAGTACGTCGCCTGGCTCAAGGAGATGCCGAAGGCGGTCATCCCGGGCGCCGTGCAGCGGGCCGTCGAACGGGTGGGTCTGGCGGACCGCGCCGACTCGCGAATGAAGACGCTGTCCGGCGGGATGCTGCGCCGCGCCGGCATCGCCCAGGCGATCGTCAACGACCCGGCGGTGCTGCTGCTCGACGAGCCGACCGTCGGCCTCGACCCGGAGCAGCGCCTCGACTTCCGCGAGCTGCTGCGGGAGATCGGCCTGGACAGCTGCGTACTCGTCTCCACCCACCTGGTCGAGGACGTCGCGGTGGCCTGCTCCGACGTGGTGCTCATCAGTGAGGGCCGGTTGGTGTGGCAGGGCACCACCGGGCAGCTCACCGAGCAGGGCGGGGCCGGCGACGCCGGCGACAGCGCCACCGAACGTGGCTACTCGTCGCTGCTGCGCGCCTACCGTGGGCGGGTGTCGGCATGACGGGACGCATTCTCCGCATCGAGCTGCGCCGCTCGGCGGCGCTGGGCATCGGCCTGTTGTTGCTGGTGACCGGCGCGGCGTTGCTGCTGTCGTCCACCGAGTTCTTCGCGGGGCGGTGGATGCAGCTGGCGGTGCTCGCCCGGTCGATGCTGATGGTGCTGCTGCCACTCGCGCTGGCCGGTGGGGCGTGGATGGGCCGGCGCGACGCGCGCCACCGGGTCAACGAGTTGTTCGCCAGCACCGTCCGGCCGCGGTGGCAGCGCGTCGTTCCGACCGCCAGCGCCCTCGCGGTCACGGTGGTGACCGCGTACATCCTGGTCTTTGTGATCGCGGCCGGATGGGTGGTGCCGACGTCGGCATACTTCCCGACCGCGACGATCGTCGTCACAGCGGTCGGCGTTCCGGCGCTGATCGCGGCGGGTTGGCTGGGGATGGCCGCCGGCCGGGCCGTGCCCCGGGTGATCACCGCGCCGATCCTCGCCGTGGTCGGGTTCGTCCTGGTGGGGTTGGTGCCGGAGTTGGCCACGGCACGCGACACGTCGGGTGCGGGGATCGCGCAGTTCCGGCCGGAACCGGCAGGGGTGCTGCTCCTACCGACCTTCACCGGCCTGGACGACTTCCAGACGATCGCGACGCGGGTCAGCCTGCTCCAGGCGCTGTGGCTGGTGTCCCTCGCCGCTACCGGCCTGCTGCTGCTCGGCGCGGTCCGTCGCCGCGCCATCGCGTTCGCCGTGCTCCCGGCGGTGCTCGGCGTCGCGGTCGCGCTACCGCTGCTGCCCGTCGGCGGAGCCCGCGGTGCGGCGGTCGTCGACCCGGTCGCCATCGAACTGGTCTGCGACAACGACGGCCCGCAGGTCTGCGTGACGCGGGCGCACGCCGGGCTGCTGCCCGCCGTCGTCGGCCCCGCCCGCCAGGCGCTCGCCACGATCGCGGCGAAGCTCCCCAACGCACCGGTCCGGGCGGTGGAGACCCAACAGGTCAGCTACTGGGCGCGGCTGGACCCGGACCAGGCACCGCCCCGGCACTCCGCCGACACGATCGTGTTCGACACCCCCACGATCGACCGGGGCGGGCGGGCCGACCTGTCCGGCGACTACTTCCTGCCGTCCCTGCTGAAGGCGACCTGGCAGCAGGAGTGCGGCGACCAGGCGGTTCGGGGCGACGTGTACCGGGCCCGGATGGTCGCCGCCGCCTGGCTGACCGGTCGACCACCGGCTCCGCAACAGGGGTGGGCACCCGAGGAGACGGCGGGGCTGGAGAGCGCGTACCAGGCGCTGGTGAGCCTGCCGGAGGTCGAGCAACGACGTCGGATGGCAGCGGCACGCGAGGGCGTACTGGCCTGCCGGGACGACGAGCTGGTGGCGATCCTGCCGGCGGACCAGCAGTGAGGTGGCTCCAGCTGCACCTGCGCTCCCGTCGGGTCCCCCTCGCCCTGGCCACCGTGACCGCCCTGATCGCGCTGGCGTGGGCGCTATCGCTGGCTTATACGGACTCGGTGACCATCAGCGCCCGGACGGCCAGCCTCGCCATCATGCTGGCGGCGGTCGCGGTCGGCACCACCCTCAACGGCGCCGACGACGCCCTCGACCACACCATGGCGGTCAACTGGCCGGTACGACGCGCCGGGCACCTGCTGCTCGCCGCCGCCGCGATCACCGCGCTGCTGTCCCTCAGCATGATCACCGACACGCGCTACGAGCCGTTCGCCCTCATACTGCGCAACACCGCGGGGCTACTCGGGCTCACCGCGCTCGGCGCCACAGTGCTGGGCGCCGCCCTGGCCTGGATCGCCCCGCTGACCTGGACCCTCATCGCGGTCCTACCGATGATGGGGCCCAGTCGCGACCTGAAGATGCAGGTCGCCGGCTGGCTGATCCAACCCGCCGGCACCACCGCCGCCACCGCCTGCGCCGTCATCCTGGCGGTGACCGGACTGCTCGCGTACGCCCTGCGGGGTTGCCCCGTGCGGCCGGTGAGCGAGACCGCCCCCGACCAGTGACGGACGCTCCGGTGCTCCGGACTCCCGGAGCACCGGACGTGCGGTCCAGCGACCTATGCCGGGTCCGTGGCCCGCAGTCGTGGCCACCGCTGCTCGGTCCAGGCCCGCAACAGCCACTCCATCGGCCCGTACCGGAAGCGGGCCATCCACGCTGCGCTCGCGGCGAGCTGCGCACAGTAGATCGCGACCGCGATGAGGACGACGACCGGGGGCGCGACGGCACCGGCGAGGCCCAGCCCGACGCCTGTGAAGACCAGCACGCAGAGCAGCGACTGACCCAGGTAGTTCGACAGGGACATCCGGCCGGCCGGCGCGAGTACGGCGACGACCCGCCGCCCCCGGTCGGTCTGGAAGAACTGGAGCAGTGTGGCGGCGTACGCGGCCGCGAGCAGCGGCGCGGTGAGCACGCCCGCCGTCAGCCCGGTCAGGTTGGCGGTGCCCCCGCCCGAGGCGAAGACCACCGCGCCGGCCAGGCCGATCGGATAGCCCAGCTGCTGCACCCGGCGCAGGAGCTGCCGGTTCCCGGCGACGTCGGTGAGCAGCCGGCGCCGCCCGGCCGCGTAACCGAAGAGGAAGGCCGAGAGGGCGAGCGGCCCCTGCACGAGGAGCGTGCCGAACATCGCCGGCAGCTGGCGTACGTGCTCGGTGATCAGTGTGCCGATCCCACCCTGTAGTGCCTCGGTGGACCGCTGTCCCGCCGCCAGCGCCGACGCCGGATCGGTGACCAGCTGGGTTCCGCTCGTGGCGGCGAGCGCGAGGACGAAGCCGATCACGCCGGTCAGCAGCACGGCGACGCGCAGCGCGGTCCCGACGCGGACTTTCCGCATGGCGAGCAGGACCAGACCGAGCAACGCGTACGTGGCCAGGATGTCGCCCTGGAACAGCAGCACCGCGTGCAGGATGCCGAGCACGAAGAGCCCGGCCAGCCGTCGCCGGAACCGTGGGGCGATGTCGACGCCGCGCCGCGCGGCGGAATCAAGCTGGAGCGTGAAGCTGTAGCCGAACAGGAAGGAGAAGAGCAGGTACGCCTTCATCGTGAAGAGCAGCTCGACCAGCCACAGGACCGCCTGGTCGCCCCACGAGTCGTGTGCGGGATCCGGAACCAGTTGGAAGGGATAGCCGGAGGCGAAGAAGGCGATGTTGACGACCAGGATGAAGAGCAGCGCCACGGCGCGTAACGCGTCGACGTCGACGATCCGGGACAGCGTCCCGGACGACGCTGGGCTCTCGACGGGCGGGTCCTTGATGGAATGGCTCACGGGACAACCTCCGGAACGGACAGGAAACCTGTTCGGTGACTGTCCTGTGACCCTATGAAGTTGCCTGCCCTGGCCGACAGCCGGTGAGCGGGAAGATGGCAGGTGGGGTATGCCCTACCCGCACCTGCCATGAGCTGCCAACGGACCCGGATCAGCCCTTCAGGAGCTCCCGCGCCATCACGATCCGCTGCACCTGGTTCGTGCCCTCGTAGATCTGGGTGATCTTGGCGTCCCGCATCATCCGCTCGACGGGGTAGTCCCGCGTGTAGCCGTAGCCACCGAGCAGCTGCACCGCGTCGGTGGTGATCTCCATGGCGGCGTCGGAGGCGAAGCACTTCGCCGCCGCGCCGAAGTAGGTGAGATCCGCGTCGCCGCGCTCCGACTTGCCGGCAGCCGCGTACGTGAGCTGCCGGGCCGCCTCGAGCTTCATGCCCATGTCGGCGAGCATGAACTGGATCCCCTGGAACTCGGCGACCGCCTTGCCGAACTGCCGACGCTCGGCCACGTACCCCTTCGCGTAGTCGAGCGCGCCCTGCGCGATCCCGACGGCCTGCGCGGCGATGGTGACCCGGGTGTGGTCCAGGGTCTTCATCGCGGTCGCGAAGCCGGTGCCCTCCGCGCCGATCATGCGGTCGGCGGGGATCCGCACGTTGTCGAGGTAGACCTCACGGGTGGGCGAGCCCTTGATGCCGAGCTTCTTCTCCGGGGCGCCGAAGCTCACCCCGGGATCGGACTTCTCGACGACAAAGGCCGAGATGCCCCGGGACCGGGCGGACGGTTCGGTAACGGCGAAAACTGTGTAGAACTCGGACACGCCGGCGTTCGTGATCCACCGCTTCACACCGTTGAGCACCCAGTGATCCCCGTCACGTACCGCCCTGGTGGTCATCGACGCCGCGTCGCTGCCAGCCTCCGGCTCGGAGAGACAGTACGAGAACATCGCGTCACCGGCCGCGACCGGCGTCAGGTACCGACTCTTGAGGTCGGCCGAACCGGACAACAACAGTGGCATCGTGCCAAGTTTGTTCACCGCCGGGATCAGCGAGGAGGATGCGCAGGCACGGGCCACCTCCTCGATCACGATGGCGGTGGCCAGCGCGTCCGCGCCCGCGCCGCCGTACTCCTCGGGGATGTGCGGGGCGTGGAAGTCGGCCGCCCGCAGCGCGTCGTAGGACGCCTTGGGGAACTCCCCGGTCTCGTCGGCCTCCGCGGCGTGCGGAGCCACCTTCGCGGCGCAGACCTCACGCACCGCTTCCCGGATCGCCTGGTGCTCATCAGGCAACCGGTAGACGTCGAACGACTCCCCTGCGGCCATCTCGGCCCTCCCCTTCACCGCTATCATGCGCAGTCTGTGACGACTCCTGACCGCCGACCGCGCAGACTGAAGAGTAGCGACTGCAGTTCAGGTGATGTTACCGGCGCGTAGGCATGGGCAAGATGGTGCACCTGACGCGCTCGACGATGATGAAGACCGAGACAGTGAGCGACCCTCCGGTGCCCCGCCCAGGTGCCGCAGCAGAATGCGACGCGACGACGCGACGCCAGCGCGAGCGGAGAAGACAGGCGTGACGATCCCCTACCCCACCATCCAGCCGACCCCCGTCATCGCCGCGGTGACTCCGCCCTCGGGCGCACCCCGGCCGCGGGTGACGTTCCTAGGGACTGGTTACCTCGGTGCGACGTACGCCATCTGCTACGCGGAGCTGGGGTACGAGGTCCTCGGGTTCGACGTCGACGCCGACAAGATCGCGATGCTGAACGCGGGCCAGGTGCCGATCCACGAGCCCGGCCTGGACGAGCTGCTCCGGCGCAACCTCGCCGCCGGCCGGCTCCGGTTCAGCACCGACATCGCCGAGACCGCCGAGTTCGGTGACGTGCACTTCATCTGCGTCGGCACCCCTCAGCGGGCCGGCGGCATGGGCGCCGACCTGTCGTACGTCGAGGCGTCGGTCACCAGCCTCGCCCAGCACCTGACCCGCAAGGCGCTGATCGTCGGCAAGTCCACCGTGCCGGTCGGCACCGCCGAGTGGGTCGAGCAGCTCGTCGGCAAGCACACCCCCCACGACCTGGACGTCGAGGTGGCGTGGAGCCCCGAGTTCCTCCAGGAGGGCTTCGCCGTCGACGACGTCCTGCGGCCCAACCGGATCGTGGTCGGCGTCAAGAGCGAGTGGGCCAACGGCATGCTCTACGCCGCGCACAAGGGTGTGTTCGACCTGGCCGCCACCGAGGACCGCGAGGTGCCCCTGGTGGTCACCGACTTCGCCACCGCCGAGCTGGTCAAGGTCGCCGCGAACGCCTTCCTCGCCACCAAGATCTCTTTCATCAACGCGATGGCCGAGGTCTGCGAGGCCTCCGGTGGCGACGTCACCCAACTGGCCCGCGCCATCGGCTACGACCCGCGGATCGGCAACCGGTTCCTCCAGGCCGGCCTCGGCTTCGGAGGCGCCTGCCTGCCCAAGGACATCCGGGCCTTCCAGGCCCGCGCCCAGGAGTTGGGCGCCGGCGAGGCGCTGCGCTTCCTGCACGAGGTCGACCTGATCAACCTGCGCCGGCGCACCCGGGTGCTCCAGCTCGCCGCGGACCTGCTCGGCCGCCGCTCCGGCCCGGCCGGCCCGGACTTCTCCGGT belongs to Micromonospora ureilytica and includes:
- a CDS encoding acyl-CoA dehydrogenase family protein; this translates as MAAGESFDVYRLPDEHQAIREAVREVCAAKVAPHAAEADETGEFPKASYDALRAADFHAPHIPEEYGGAGADALATAIVIEEVARACASSSLIPAVNKLGTMPLLLSGSADLKSRYLTPVAAGDAMFSYCLSEPEAGSDAASMTTRAVRDGDHWVLNGVKRWITNAGVSEFYTVFAVTEPSARSRGISAFVVEKSDPGVSFGAPEKKLGIKGSPTREVYLDNVRIPADRMIGAEGTGFATAMKTLDHTRVTIAAQAVGIAQGALDYAKGYVAERRQFGKAVAEFQGIQFMLADMGMKLEAARQLTYAAAGKSERGDADLTYFGAAAKCFASDAAMEITTDAVQLLGGYGYTRDYPVERMMRDAKITQIYEGTNQVQRIVMARELLKG
- a CDS encoding zf-HC2 domain-containing protein, which translates into the protein MTTHPTPTLISQYASGGADVDDTTIWAVEAHLEGCAACRAVLTDAADPGTRDLLDRVADGIASGIATGPGPIRRRRLLRTGVAARVLPWLVTATGLMLAAALFEWTFDSLPSLVLLIAPVAPLLPVAAVWSRRLDPAWELTATMPRTGLPLLMRRTLGVLSAVIPVLAVAGWFTGHSPGLWLLPVLGFTAGALALGTVVGVDRAALALAVAWSAGVVVPSLADGHLPAILTGGSLPGWALTTVALTAVVLVQARRRPHDPHQSLLHR
- a CDS encoding UDP-glucose dehydrogenase family protein, coding for MTIPYPTIQPTPVIAAVTPPSGAPRPRVTFLGTGYLGATYAICYAELGYEVLGFDVDADKIAMLNAGQVPIHEPGLDELLRRNLAAGRLRFSTDIAETAEFGDVHFICVGTPQRAGGMGADLSYVEASVTSLAQHLTRKALIVGKSTVPVGTAEWVEQLVGKHTPHDLDVEVAWSPEFLQEGFAVDDVLRPNRIVVGVKSEWANGMLYAAHKGVFDLAATEDREVPLVVTDFATAELVKVAANAFLATKISFINAMAEVCEASGGDVTQLARAIGYDPRIGNRFLQAGLGFGGACLPKDIRAFQARAQELGAGEALRFLHEVDLINLRRRTRVLQLAADLLGRRSGPAGPDFSGTRIAVLGATFKPNTDDVRDAPALAVAALLQKAGADVHVYDPQGTENARRAVPELTYETSINEAVSDADLVCVLTEWADFRNADPVALGELVKGRKVVDGRNCLDPALWTQAGWEYRGMGRP
- a CDS encoding ABC transporter ATP-binding protein encodes the protein MRTVSVAETAPSTYAWAVHAEKLQVRAGRHLAVNELDLRLGTGVHGLLGPNGAGKTTLMRALATVLKPAGGRLTLLGGEVTGNADLRQVRRGLGYLPQHFGFYPRFTVREFVEYVAWLKEMPKAVIPGAVQRAVERVGLADRADSRMKTLSGGMLRRAGIAQAIVNDPAVLLLDEPTVGLDPEQRLDFRELLREIGLDSCVLVSTHLVEDVAVACSDVVLISEGRLVWQGTTGQLTEQGGAGDAGDSATERGYSSLLRAYRGRVSA
- a CDS encoding DUF418 domain-containing protein, whose amino-acid sequence is MSHSIKDPPVESPASSGTLSRIVDVDALRAVALLFILVVNIAFFASGYPFQLVPDPAHDSWGDQAVLWLVELLFTMKAYLLFSFLFGYSFTLQLDSAARRGVDIAPRFRRRLAGLFVLGILHAVLLFQGDILATYALLGLVLLAMRKVRVGTALRVAVLLTGVIGFVLALAATSGTQLVTDPASALAAGQRSTEALQGGIGTLITEHVRQLPAMFGTLLVQGPLALSAFLFGYAAGRRRLLTDVAGNRQLLRRVQQLGYPIGLAGAVVFASGGGTANLTGLTAGVLTAPLLAAAYAATLLQFFQTDRGRRVVAVLAPAGRMSLSNYLGQSLLCVLVFTGVGLGLAGAVAPPVVVLIAVAIYCAQLAASAAWMARFRYGPMEWLLRAWTEQRWPRLRATDPA